The following proteins are encoded in a genomic region of Bubalus kerabau isolate K-KA32 ecotype Philippines breed swamp buffalo chromosome 13, PCC_UOA_SB_1v2, whole genome shotgun sequence:
- the UBOX5 gene encoding RING finger protein 37 isoform X2, which yields MVINLCLPQFRPRIYCNKISADGYEVENLISEDLTKRSHGFRTEYFIKPPVYVTVSFPFSVEICRINIDLSAGGGQNVTGLEMYTSALSSGASWNTPACRTPDPDEPSIPDKEAFTLVGKVLLKNQSQVVFSHRGFKARPPFGPVEATLPSPAVVAQELWNKGALSLSHVAHLKICITHVTGGGVPCIKRLEVWGQPAKTCSQEVIDSVLLVASESLPQDLSLQAPALPMESDCDSGGQSEGQQAPSSLQELAEVIRDIPEEFLDPITLEIMPFPMLLPSGKVIDQSTLEKCNRSEATWGRVPSDPFTGVAFTPHSQPLPHPSLKARIDHFLLQHSIPGCHLLGRAQTALAVTPSSIALPSRKRKMEQAEHGPDSSLGLNASCFSTTSLLVSPSTSEHTAKKMKAANELMDCSTGPVSHEQKLSQSLEIALTSTLGSMPSFTARLTRGQLQHLSTRGSSTSWRPSTSSVWEQPGP from the exons ATGGTAATAAATCTTTGCCTCCCACAGTTCAGACCAAGAATTTACTGCAACAAG ATATCAGCTGATGGCTATGAAGTGGAAAATCTCATCTCTGAAGACCTCACAAAGAGAAGTCATGGTTTCAGGACAGAGTATTTCATTAAGCCACCGGTCTATGTGACAGTTTCCTTTCCCTTCAGTGTGGAAATCTGTAGGATTAACATAGATCTCTCAGCTGGGGGAGGCCAGAATGTCACTGGCCTGGAAATGTACACATCTGCCTTATCCAGCGGAGCATCTTGGAATACCCCTGCGTGCCGGACCCCAGACCCAGATGAGCCATCCATTCCGGACAAGGAAGCATTCACTTTGGTGGGCAAAGTCCTGTTGAAAAACCAGAGCCAAGTGGTATTTAGCCACAGGGGCTTCAAGGCCAGGCCACCTTTTGGCCCAGTGGAAGCCACACTCCCCTCCCCTGCTGTTGTGGCCCAAGAGCTCTGGAATAAAGGGGCTCTTTCTCTTAGTCATGTGGCCCATCTCAAGATCTGTATCACCCATGTGACAGGTGGTGGTGTCCCTTGTATCAAGCGGTTGGAGGTATGGGGTCAGCCAGCCAAAACCTGCTCTCAGGAAGTGATAGACAGCGTCCTGCTGGTTGCCTCAGAGAGCCTCCCTCAGGACTTATCTTTACAGGCCCCAGCGTTGCCCATGGAGAGTGACTGTGATTCTGGGGGCCAGTCTGAGGGCCAGCAGGCCCCCTCTAGCCTACAGGAGCTGGCTGAGGTAATTCGGGATATACCTGAAGAGTTCTTAGATCCCATCACCCTGGAGATCATGCCTTTCCCCATGCTACTGCCCTCAGGCAAGGTCATTGACCAGAGCACGCTAGAGAAGTGTAACCGCAGTGAAGCCACATGGGGCCGAGTGCCCAGTGACCCTTTCACAGGAGTAGCCTTTACTCCACACTCCCAGCCCCTGCCTCACCCCTCCTTGAAGGCGCGGATcgaccatttcctgctccagcacTCCATCCCTGGTTGCCACCTGCTCGGGAGAGCACAGACTGCATTGGCAGTGACCCCTTCTTCCATTGCTCTGCCCTCTCGGAAAAGGAAGATGGAGCAGGCCGAGCATGGCCCAGACAGTAGCCTTGGCTTAAATGCTTCCTGTTTTTCTACCACAAGCCTTCTGGTCTCACCCTCTACCTCAGAGCACACTGCTAAGAAAATGAAAGCTGCCAATGAGCTCATGGATTGCTCAACAG GCCCAGTGTCCCATGAGCAAAAACTGTCACAAAGCTTGGAAATTGCCTTGACATCAACCCTTGGCTCCATGCCCTCCTTCACAGCCCGGCTGACCAGGGGTCAGCTCCAGCACCTCAGCACAAGAGGGAGCAGTACTTCCTGGAGGCCCAGCACCAGCTCAG